A window of the Pedobacter frigiditerrae genome harbors these coding sequences:
- a CDS encoding MFS transporter yields the protein MSSQNAKTNWAQFIPLATVFFFWGFVAASNDILIPVFKEAFKLTQFESQLVSFAFYIAYTVGSLILIAISALMKTDLINKIGYKNSLALGLGISALGTLLFYPAANNGSFTLMLSGLFIVALGFSLQQTVANPLAIALGPIKTGSQRLTLAGGINNFGTTIGPLIVSFAIFGTATSGNTTLDIQSVKIPYLILGAAFLVVAILLKFSSLPDKPALIEADEKGGGKKGSALAYPQLVLGMIAIFVYVGVEVSTASNLPEYMIKDLGFSTKDIAPYISLYWASMMIGRWTGAVEAFTDNISLQKVLRFIAPYLAFGVFLLVNAIAKHDLAPFYVYAVIILVLIIADMASKGNPARMLLIFSGVGILALLVGMFTEGMVSVYAFTSVGLFCSTLWPCIFTLAVSGLGKNTSQGSSFLIMMIMGGAVISPLQGLVAGYIGIQYSYVIGILCFAYMAFYALKASSILKAQGIDFDQKIAGGH from the coding sequence ATGAGTTCACAAAACGCCAAAACCAATTGGGCACAGTTCATCCCTTTAGCAACTGTTTTCTTCTTTTGGGGCTTCGTAGCCGCAAGTAATGATATTCTTATACCAGTTTTCAAGGAAGCCTTTAAACTTACTCAATTTGAAAGCCAGTTAGTATCTTTTGCTTTCTATATCGCCTATACTGTTGGCTCGCTTATTTTAATTGCTATTTCAGCACTAATGAAAACCGATTTAATTAATAAAATTGGATATAAGAATAGCTTAGCTTTAGGCTTGGGGATCTCAGCACTAGGAACACTATTATTTTACCCAGCAGCAAACAATGGGTCATTTACCCTTATGCTTTCGGGTTTATTTATTGTAGCGTTAGGTTTCTCATTACAACAAACGGTTGCCAATCCGCTGGCAATTGCTTTGGGTCCAATAAAAACAGGTTCACAACGATTAACTTTAGCTGGAGGTATCAATAACTTTGGTACAACAATAGGTCCACTAATCGTGAGTTTTGCCATCTTTGGAACAGCCACAAGTGGCAATACAACACTAGATATACAAAGTGTTAAAATCCCTTATCTAATTTTAGGAGCTGCATTTTTAGTTGTAGCCATATTATTAAAATTCTCATCACTACCTGATAAGCCAGCATTAATTGAAGCTGACGAAAAAGGAGGTGGGAAAAAAGGCTCAGCTCTTGCATACCCTCAATTGGTATTGGGAATGATTGCCATCTTTGTATATGTAGGTGTTGAGGTATCAACCGCAAGTAATCTACCTGAATATATGATTAAAGATCTAGGTTTCTCAACAAAGGACATTGCTCCATATATTTCATTATACTGGGCAAGTATGATGATTGGACGCTGGACAGGAGCGGTGGAAGCCTTTACTGATAATATTAGTTTGCAAAAAGTACTAAGATTTATTGCTCCATATTTGGCTTTTGGTGTTTTCTTATTGGTAAACGCAATAGCAAAACATGATTTAGCTCCATTTTATGTTTACGCTGTAATCATTCTTGTGTTAATTATTGCCGATATGGCAAGTAAAGGTAACCCCGCTCGTATGTTACTTATTTTCTCTGGTGTAGGTATTTTGGCTTTACTTGTAGGTATGTTTACTGAAGGAATGGTAAGTGTATATGCCTTTACAAGTGTTGGTTTATTTTGTAGTACTTTATGGCCTTGTATATTTACTTTGGCAGTAAGTGGATTAGGAAAAAATACAAGTCAGGGTAGTAGCTTTTTGATCATGATGATTATGGGAGGAGCTGTTATAAGTCCATTACAGGGCTTGGTGGCAGGATACATAGGAATTCAATATAGCTATGTTATAGGTATTTTATGCTTTGCATATATGGCATTTTATGCCTTAAAAGCAAGTAGCATATTGAAAGCGCAAGGAATAGATTTCGACCAGAAAATTGCTGGCGGACATTAA
- a CDS encoding sugar MFS transporter gives MTSIPNQNRTALLPMVICCALFFIFGFVTWANGTLIPFLKLALNLETDLQAFFVTFASYIAYFFLALPSSWILQKIGFKNGLVLGMVILGVGSLIFIPAADNRSYGLFLTGIFIQGSAMALLQTAVNPYLSIIGPIDSAAARISIAGLCNKGAGVLVPIIFGVLFLKNSAETTARINATTDINAKNAILDELLQRVHTPYIVLAVVFVLFAVLIKFVNLPEVEAEEDIIDETSKVKAKSSIFQYPHLFLGAFAIFCCVAVEVMAGDGIATYGRELNINPDIVRFSTSFTLICMLVGYVIGIIAIPKIISQQMALRICAVLGVTLTFVSSFSTGNLSFYSVALLGLANSLMWPAIFPLGIKGLGRFTKTGSAIMIMGIAGGALVLPIYGFLKDTLNIDFQHAFLYTLLPAYLFIIFFAIRGHKAGSGK, from the coding sequence ATGACTTCTATTCCAAACCAAAACAGAACAGCATTATTGCCTATGGTAATTTGCTGTGCCTTGTTTTTTATCTTCGGCTTCGTAACCTGGGCAAATGGTACACTAATCCCTTTCTTAAAACTAGCTTTAAATCTAGAAACCGATTTACAAGCGTTTTTTGTAACCTTTGCCTCTTATATCGCCTACTTTTTTCTCGCTTTACCAAGTTCATGGATTTTGCAAAAAATAGGTTTTAAAAACGGACTAGTTCTGGGTATGGTAATCTTGGGTGTAGGTTCCTTAATATTTATACCAGCTGCCGATAATAGAAGCTACGGATTGTTCTTAACAGGTATCTTTATCCAAGGTTCTGCGATGGCTTTGTTGCAAACTGCAGTAAATCCTTACCTAAGCATTATTGGGCCAATTGATAGCGCTGCAGCACGAATTTCTATTGCAGGTTTGTGTAATAAAGGAGCAGGGGTATTGGTTCCGATTATTTTTGGTGTATTGTTTTTAAAGAACTCGGCAGAAACTACGGCAAGGATTAATGCAACAACAGATATCAATGCTAAAAATGCAATTTTAGATGAGTTATTGCAACGAGTGCATACACCTTATATTGTTTTAGCAGTGGTTTTTGTACTCTTTGCTGTATTAATTAAGTTTGTGAATCTCCCAGAAGTAGAAGCTGAAGAAGATATAATTGATGAAACCAGTAAAGTAAAAGCGAAGTCAAGCATATTTCAATACCCACATTTGTTTTTAGGTGCTTTTGCCATTTTCTGTTGCGTAGCTGTAGAAGTTATGGCTGGAGACGGAATTGCAACCTACGGACGTGAGTTAAACATCAATCCAGATATTGTTCGTTTCTCCACGTCGTTTACATTAATATGTATGCTTGTTGGTTACGTTATTGGTATTATTGCTATTCCTAAAATTATAAGCCAGCAAATGGCATTACGTATTTGTGCTGTTTTGGGCGTTACATTAACTTTCGTTTCTTCTTTTTCTACTGGTAATTTATCTTTCTATTCGGTAGCATTATTAGGTTTAGCGAACTCGCTGATGTGGCCTGCTATTTTCCCATTAGGCATTAAAGGTTTGGGGAGATTTACCAAAACAGGCTCTGCAATTATGATCATGGGCATTGCCGGTGGCGCCTTGGTTTTGCCAATTTATGGTTTCTTAAAAGACACTTTAAATATCGATTTTCAACACGCATTTTTATATACCCTATTACCCGCTTATCTATTTATTATATTTTTTGCAATTAGAGGGCATAAGGCAGGCTCAGGGAAATAA
- a CDS encoding dCMP deaminase family protein, with translation MAKQAFNEIFMNLATDLATRSHCVRAHVGAVLTKDTRIISIGYNGPPAGTHNCDEEWPENGCARDSKGSCSLALHAEENAILYAIKNGSKIEGSTLYTTLSPCIACARLILSSGIKKVYFKDSYAAYKGLASDEGVDFLVRFGVKVMQHESVV, from the coding sequence ATGGCAAAACAAGCTTTCAACGAAATATTTATGAATCTGGCTACAGATTTAGCTACTCGTTCGCATTGTGTACGAGCACATGTTGGTGCTGTTTTAACTAAAGATACCCGTATCATCTCTATAGGCTATAACGGTCCACCGGCAGGTACGCACAATTGCGATGAAGAATGGCCAGAAAATGGTTGCGCAAGAGATAGCAAGGGAAGTTGTTCTTTGGCATTGCATGCTGAGGAAAATGCCATTTTGTATGCCATTAAAAACGGCTCTAAAATAGAAGGCTCAACTTTATATACTACACTTTCTCCTTGTATTGCCTGTGCTAGGTTAATCCTCTCATCAGGTATTAAGAAGGTTTATTTTAAAGATTCTTATGCTGCCTATAAAGGCTTGGCTAGCGACGAAGGAGTAGATTTTTTAGTTCGTTTCGGGGTTAAGGTGATGCAGCATGAAAGCGTCGTTTAA
- a CDS encoding DUF4468 domain-containing protein: MKFLIIFLILPIFCFSQVDSNSIFPIKDAKVVYESIVNLSDVNKKTIYAASKKWVADSFKSGKSVIQSEDESTGQIIGWGYGDIILDNKGLIIQSIRLKFSVQINCKDDRYRIRFYDIYHHTEATNYISETNLPIEYYSTILETKKSRDKKSSESDDVYGRPSSLRKAEKAKLIRTLTNKYFNGLKDNFNIAIQKYKNDDF, translated from the coding sequence ATGAAATTTCTAATAATATTTTTAATCTTACCAATTTTCTGCTTTTCTCAAGTTGATTCAAATAGTATTTTTCCAATAAAAGATGCTAAAGTTGTTTACGAGAGTATTGTTAATTTATCGGACGTGAACAAAAAAACGATTTATGCAGCATCGAAAAAGTGGGTAGCTGATAGTTTCAAAAGTGGAAAGTCAGTAATTCAAAGTGAGGACGAATCAACAGGTCAAATTATTGGATGGGGTTACGGTGACATCATCCTAGATAATAAAGGATTAATTATACAATCTATTAGACTAAAGTTCAGTGTACAAATAAATTGTAAGGACGACAGATATAGAATACGCTTTTATGACATTTATCATCATACTGAGGCAACTAACTACATTAGTGAGACAAATTTGCCTATTGAATATTATTCTACGATTTTAGAAACAAAAAAATCAAGAGACAAGAAAAGTTCTGAAAGTGACGATGTCTATGGGCGTCCAAGTAGTTTAAGGAAGGCTGAAAAAGCTAAACTTATTCGAACATTAACAAATAAGTATTTTAATGGCTTAAAAGATAACTTCAATATAGCCATTCAAAAATATAAAAACGATGATTTTTAG